The DNA window TCCTTTCCTTATCTACCGCGTCCCACACATGCCTCTCAGCGTCCGTGCCCGCCCCACCTCCACCCCTGTGCGCGCGCTTTGGCTCCGACGAGGCAACGATGCCCCCTCCCCCCCAAACTCCAACCTCCGGCAAGCCGTTGtttgtgccccccccccccccccccccccccccccgcgcggcGCCCTGGCGGGAGCCCCCTTCCATGCTCCCGCTCCACGCGAGACGACGATTAGCACCGCCAACCTCCGGCGAGCTAGTGCCTGCACGCCCCGCCCTCTGGCCTCTACCGATCTGGAGCCCTAGCCTCGCTACTCCGTCCAACCTCCATTCACCCCCGCGACCCGAAGCTGCCACGCGCCCATGCCTCGCCCACACAGGGAGGGTATTTCAGGGTTGGCTCATAATCAAGGACGAGGGAGCCGCGAGAAGCTTCGAGCTGTTTGACCGATGGTTTCTGCAACTGATAAGCAGGCTGaaactgatttattatgagagaaaaacctCGCGGCTCTCTCTTGTTTTTCGGCTTCAGTCACGTGAAACAGCTCACACATTTTCTACTTCTTCTTGCACGGGAAAAAATCCCATGCATACAGTACGCACCATGTAGTTGTGCATACCGTGCACCAGATGGTTGCCGCGTGGGAGCTGTCTGCATCCGACGACAGGTGTTTCAACGGCTTACCGCGAGTGGGCCAAAGCACGGGAGCTAAGTGGGCCGAAGCACGGAGGAAGAGCGGATGACAGACGTCGATCTCTCTTCGATGGACACATGGCAGTCGATGGGAGCACGTATGCATGGAAACCTTGCACGGAGCGATTTGCTGGGGCAGCTATAAAACAGTTCCTAAATGACGTGTCGGGTAAGTCCGAAACGTCAGTCAAACTCTGGTCCACATGCAGTGCCGCTGCTAGTTGGGCTAATCTGGGCCGGGCCTGGATACGATACGACCCAGCAATATGTGGCCGGACCGGAGGCAGGAAACCAGCGGCGGCCGCCGGTGAGACTGTCTCAGCAACGAATCCATAGGCCACCTAATCTCAAAATAGTTAGCAAGAGATCTAAAATTAACTTTCAACATAGGTctggtttagttggcgaaattttttgaaaaatagtactatagtattttcgttgttatttggcaattagtgtccaatcataatctaattaggcttaaaagattcgtctcgtgaatttcgtctaaattgtgtaattagttttatttttatttatatttaatgtttcatggatgcgtccaaagattcgatgtgacgaggaatcttgaaaaattttgtaaaattttaggaactaaacactacCATAGTACCTATACGGAAGAACTATTTTTGGTTGTCTAAGAGGTACACTCCAAATATGAGCATTCTCTCTCCTAAAAACCTATTTGTAGAAAAGATTCTTTTTTGAGTCTGGTTGTCGGAGAAGATGTCAAATAGGTATTGAATCTTTTGTCTGTAGCGCTACCAAAGAACGAATATGTCTTGTATTTTgagtgttgttgttggagatagcctaaccGGTCAGGACCCATCGATGTATCAGACTGTCTCCAATAGAAGACCTGTTGGGATACCTAAACCTAAAATAGGTCTCCAACAGGATATTATAGCCTCCAATAAAATATTTATATAGAAGACTCATTTTAAGTGCTAGAAAATACATAACCTAAATTTGAATATTTTCTCTCCTGAAGATCTATTTATAGAAAGAGTTGTCTTTTAGATTGTGTTGTCggagaagacaaaaatatgtGTTAAACTTTTTAGCTATAACGCTGTCTAAGAGGAATGGATCTTATGTTTTTTTAAGCTTCGGTTGTTGGAGACCGTCTCAGCGTTCCCGATTCCCGCAGCTGGGCCCATTGGAAAATGCCGTGGGGGGCAGGGCGTTCGCCGCTCGAGAAGCAGGGACACGTCGCCCGCCCGGCCTATTAAGCGCACGCAGCAAGAGATTCGTCTGCCTAATCAACCATTAGCCGAGCGAGGGGAGCAGCGCACTCGCCATTTGCCTCCgcagccgccgcctccgcctccacctcctttccttggagcagaagaagaggggaagagccgccgccgtcgccgtcaggATGCATTCCACCAACCTCCTGCTCGAGGAGCCCATCCGGATGGCCTCCATCCTGGAGCCCTCCAAGCCTGTAAGCACCACCGCCGGCGGCGCGATCCCATCCCCTTCCGCCCCCCCGCCCCCGCCGCTGTCATGTTCAGATTCGTTTCGTTGCTGATTCGGCCGAGATCGGTCGACGGACGAACCCTACGTACTACCTCTACTGAGAACTGactaactttttttttcttttcgttCGGTGTCGGGCGGATGGATCCTTGTCTGGTTGATCTGGAGCAGAGCTTCTTCCCGTCGATGACCAAGATCGTCGGCACGCTTGGCCCCAAGTCCCGCTCCGTCGACACCATCTCCGCCTGCCTCAAGGCCGGCATGTCCGGTAACTGTTCActccccgtctctctctctctcttaatgCCGTCCCGAGCTTGCAGTCTAGCACTGGAGCTGATTTGTCGGTTGGTTGGTCTGTTTGGTTTCCTCCTCCTGCGACTGCAGTCGCGCGGTTCGATTTCTCGTGGGGGGACGCGGCGTACCACCAGGAGACGCTGGAGAACCTCAAGCTCGCCATCAAGTCCACCAAGAAGCTCTGCGCTGTAAGTTCGGCTCTGAACGAATGAACGAACCAACCAGCACTGTGCGCCACAACGGCAATGTGCTTTCCTCTTGCGCGACGGAGCTGACAATTGCTTGCATCCCTCTCTTTGCTTACCACAGGTCATGCTCGACACCGTGGGCCCGGAGCTGCAGGTGGTGAACAAGAACGAGACCCCGATCTCCCTCGAGGAGAATGGCACGGTCGTTCTCACCCCTCACCGCGGCCAAGAAGCCTCCTCCAGCTTGCTGCCCATCAACTTCTCTGGACTCGCCAAGGTCAGCACGTGCTGATGATGTTACTCATCAGATCTAATATCCTATGCTAGTTGACCATGCCCTGACTACCAACTTTAGATTTTTTGTTAGTCTAGTCTTGTTTCCACATCACACAGAGgagaaaacaaacaaaaaaaaactttgttccTTGCAGGCGGTGACACCAGGGGCAACAATATTCGTGGGGCAATACTTGTTCACTGGCAGTGAGACTACTTCAGTTTGGTTGGAGGTAAAAATGCTTTGGCATGCTGTACCTTTAAGCGTTTTGTATGTTTCATTTCATATGTCTTTCAGTAGGATTATGGTTTGCTCTCGGCATTTTCTAATAAAAAACTCTTTTTGTCTACCTGATATAGGTTTCTGAAGTTAAAGGAGATGATGTGGTCTGTATAATCAAGAACACAGCCACCTTGGCTGGGTCACTGTTCACACTGCACTGCTCCCAGATTCACATTGACTTGCCCACCCTGTCTGATGAGGATAAGGATGTAAGCATCTACTCTCAAATTGTGATTTATATATCCTTGTGTAATTGTTGCCTTGGAATCGTCTCCTTCCTTTCAGAGTTTCACCTTTAGCAACATGAAAATGTGGGGACGGAACTTGATTTGTTGTAAAGTTGAAGCCCTGTCCTTTAGCCCGTCCTAAGACTTACATGCATGAGTTGCTTTCAGGTTATCAGAAAATGGGGTACTCTGAATAAGATTGACTTCCTTTCTCTGTCTTACACTAGACATGCAGAGGATGTGAGGCAGGTAAACTACTTGCATTGTGGCTGCATTTTGAGTTATTTTGTTTGTCCTCTCTGATTGCTATGCTTCTAAGCAGTACCTTTATTCTGTTTGTCCTCTCTGATTTGCTGTGCTTCTAAGCAGAACAATGCTTAAGAAGAATGCTGTCAACAGTGCTAATATTTGTTTGTTGCAACACAGGCACGGGAGTTCCTGTCAAAATTGGGCGATCTAAGCCAAACTCTGATTTTTGCCAAAATTGAGAATGTTGAGGTATTTTCAAGTAAATCTTATTACATTATTAGCTAGCTACCATTTGTTTGCCCTTCAAATACACATACACTCCTTATTTCTTTGCAgggcttgagccattttgatgAAATACTGGCTGAGGCAGATGGTATCATTTTGTCAAGAGGGAACCTTGGAATTGATCTTCCACCTGAGAAGGTCGGTTACCTATACTAATATTTTAGCAGTTGAGAATAGCACAATTTTAACGTCTGGGCTTAAGCCTCAGTGCCTTTGTGGCCACATAATACACCCCCTCACATGTGGGCTCCATCAGACCACCTAGAGTACTATGTGGATTTGAAGCGGGTCAGGGTCACAGTTATTTTTTTTCCTTAAAATTGTGCTAGCATGGTCTTATACTCAAGACTTTTGACTGTTACCAGAATTGAATTGAGTTTCATACCTGCCAGTTTACCGAAAATGCTAAGGCGTCGAGAAAAGATATGACACAACACACATGAACCTTAAATTTACTTCTAGTTTAGTATATTCTCTGTCTCGTTTTGGGTGCAATAATTGTCCATATTTTACTAGTTTATTTAGCCATTGATCTTTATCACTCCAACTCTCCATATTACAGGTCTTTTTGTTTCAAAAATCTGCTCTTCACAAGTGCAACATGGCTGGAAAGCCTGCTGTTGTCACTCGTGTTGTGGACAGTATGACTGACAACCTCAGGCCTACTCGGGCGGAGGCAACTGATGTGGCAAATGCAGTACTTGACGGTAAGTTGTTAAATTTTTTTGCTGCTTTTCAAAAATCTTGGGTATACTCGGGCTCTTTTAGCCTGATATGCAGCTGGTCCTTAGTGCACTAAAAAAGGGCAGTTCAATCATGACTCACGATTGTTTTAATTGCAGGGAGTGATGCCATTCTCCTTGGTGCTGAGACTCTCCGAGGTTTATATCCAGTTGAGACTATTTCAACAGTGGGCAGAATTTGTGCTGAGGTGAAATTTCTGTTATGATTTCTAGATAAAGTTGCATTTTCAACAATTATTGTTACTTCATTGCAAATTTGGCGTCTTTTTTTTCGCTCTGCATCTGACTTGTTGTCATCGATTTAGTTATACATGTTTGCCAATTGTCTTACAGGCTGAGAAGGTCTTCAACCAAGATTTATACTTCAAGCGAACTGTGAAATATGTGGGAGAACCCATGACCCACTTGGAGTCCATTGCTTCCACAGCGGTAAGATCTATGTGCTTCTCAGATTCCAGCCTTTTTTTATTAATGTTTGGAAAACACAGAGTTTGTAGTCTAAGATAGTTATGTTACTACTACTTTTTAGGTGCGAGCTGCTATCAAAGTTAAGGCTTCGGTGATCATTTGCTTCACCTCTTCTGGACGGGCTGCAAGGTCGGTAGAAACGAATATGCTTATACAGGGTTGCAGTTAGTGGGAATTAATCTCATGTATATCTATATGATCTGCAGGCTCATCGCCAAGTACAGGCCCAGCATGCCTGTTCTTTCTGTTGTCATTCCTCGTCTGAAGACAAACCAACTGAAATGGAGCTTCACTGGTGCTTTTGAGGTACGTGAACTCCAATATTCTTTGTGATCTTTCCTGTTAGATGTTTCCTTTTTATGCAATGCGGACATTGTCTATTATTAGCATGCTGATCATTTCTTTTGTGAATGGTAACATTGGTCTTGTGAAGTTTCTCTTGTAGACATTGAACATGTCATGCAATGCTTAAAAGAGACATATTACTTTGTTTGAGAAGAATTAATAACCTTGAATGCTTTTTTGTTTGAGAAGAAAGCCTTGTACTGATATTTGGCACCATATAACTCATTTGTTGTTTTTTTTCTTGCAGGCAAGACAATCACTGATGGTTAGAGGCCTCTTTCCGATGCTTGCTGATCCTCGGCATCCAGTAAGTAAACAAAAGTTTTTCAGTTCACTACTTTGTGTATATGCAAAACATACTAGCTGGATTTGCCCACATGTACACATGAGCATCCCATTTCTAGCATCGTTGGGGGTGGAAAGATTTTGCAAGTACATCCCTGTTGCCCTTGTACTAGCATTTTCTTTCAATTCATCTATGTTGATAAGATGTCCTATGGAAACTTGATGCTTTTCAGTAAGTAGTATGAGGCTGCTAGGAGCTACAGATATCCGTCTTTATATTAACATAACAATATTATCATACTACAAATTTATAGTGTACTCGCTTCCATCTGTCTGAGTATGTAAAATTTTGTATGTCATAAAAGGTTCGAAGGCAAGAACACTAGAATGCAATTCACTGCACTTCTAAAACAAACATGGTCTGATAGCATGGTTAATCAAAACATATAtccattttctttaaaaaaaaatctctgcTGGTTTATTTGTCTATATAACTTATCGGAGAAGGCTAGGGACCCCTAGTACACTGAGAAGGCTTCAAGTGACAATCCCACTTAGCTTCTTGTTGCACCCTAGACCTTTATTTATTATGTCTTGGTCTCCTGAGCAGAGACAAGTTTTTGTTTGCCGTGTTTTTGTGTAATTTCTATTGTGTGCTGTAAATTGATTTGGTGTGATTGTCTGGTTACTTGGTATTAATCAATCTTCATTGTGTCTTTCAGGCTGAATCAACCAGCTCTACAAATGAGTCAGTTCTAAAGGTTGCTCTAGACCATGGCAAAGCCTCTGGTGTGATCAAGTCCCATGACCGTGTCGTTGTTTGCCAGAAAGTGGGAGATTCATCAGTTGTGAAGATCATTGAGCTGGATGACTAGACCCTTGTCTACTAGGGCATATTTTGCCGATTTTTTACCAGGCCGAAATTTGTTGGCTATGTATAATCCTCTAGCTTTACAAATGAGCAGTTTTTCCCTATGGTGCCATCATAGGACTTGCTTAGCAATTTAAAACTCCTACGATGCAGTTGGAAGTTGTCAGATTATATGCCACCTAAATGGACAGTTGGGATAATGAAATCATACTGTACCCTTTAACCTGAGCCTGTTTTTCGTTTTGTTTCTCATCGCATCTGTTTCTATTGCGCGTTTCCTCCTTTAAGTCCAACTACTGATTTGCCCCCATTTCCTAGACCTAGTAGCTTTgccatatttgatgaagtttaaTTGGGAGAAAGTTTATTAACACACTACTATTCTGTCTGTTTTCATGGACGGTGGTCAGTGGCCAATGTGAATCAACGCTTTTAAATGAGTGATCATAGCCATCTAGATATAATTAAATGGATGGTTCAGTTATTTTGGAGTACCTGTAGCAAAGCATGATTTTAAATGGGCTTTGCAAAAAACAATTGTGTTGatgatgcattcaaaattttcaaagcgTATTTTTCTAAGGATCTTCATCTTGAGATTATTACTTTCAAATATGATTGGTTCTTTGCTCCTAAGTGGCAGAAAGAAAGATGCCATTGATTTTTTGTTGATATCTCTACCCATGGTTTAGTTTCAGATGTTGTGACCTACCTTAGAAAAATTCACAAAAGGGTTGCTAGAAAAATTCACAAAAGAAGGGTTGCTAGAAGAGTCTGACAATCTGTTTTCTGAAATGGAAAAGAGTAGATGCACTCAACTTAGTATGCTATTGCATAGAGGTGAGATAATCGAGGGTTGGGGCTTGCCTCTCCAAAATTGATGAGCAGAGCTTCTCACTTGAGGCTTCCACCACTTTGTTGATGATATAAGCCTTTTCAAAGGAGGATTATAAGCACCAAGGTGAAGTCCCTGCCTGAAAAAGTACCATCATTTTTATCAGGAAGTCGAAAAAAGAGCACACATGAATTGGAGAGCCTTTTCAAAGGAGGATTATAAGCACCAAGTGAAGTCCCTGCCTGAAAAAGTACCATCATTTTTATCAAGAAGTCGAAAAAAGAGCACACATGGATTGGAGAGCCTTTTCAAAGGAGGATTATAAGCACCAAGTGAAGTCCCTGCCTGAAAAAGTACCATCATTTTTATCAGGAAGTCGAAAAATGAGCACACATGGATTGAAACAAATTCTCCACTGTGCCAGGGCCTGTTTGCTTTCAATCCAGACAGTTTTGCTTGGCCCTTCATGGGCTCCTAGGCATTGGATTTTGTGAGCCTAGGGTGGAGATTGCTGTCTGGCAGGCTTTGAACCAAACAAACCCATTGTCTCATGCTCTAATTTATTAATTATTAGTCACATTCTATTGTCTCCTTTTATTTTATGAAATTCTTTAGTGAAATGCATGTTCTGAGTCCTACTTATACCACGGCCGCAAGCAGTTTACCATTTTGCTACATAATATATTAAGAAATTCAATAATCTGAAACTACTGATCTTTGAGTTTGAGATGATTACTATTTAAGCTTTTGTTTCCTCCTGTCTTTGTTCACAGCATTTACTGTTTGTGATTCCATGCATCAGGTAAATCTAACATATACCATCTTCCATGGATCAAGAGATTAAAAGAAAACTCAAACGAGTGCATTACTGTTTGTTTGGTATATAATATAATGATGATACTGGAATAACCAAACTCAATGCATTCATCTTCTACATTGCTTATCCTTGAGATGTTTTTGAAGGTATATTCTCTGTTGATGCATCAGGAGCGTGTGTTCAGGCATATGCCTGCTGCTTCCACTCAAATGCTTGTAATGCCATAGCAATGAACTGAGAGTTTGTGCTCCTCTGCAAGCAACTGCAGTTTCTACCGCAACAGCATCCAACAGAGAATGAAATCTAGAGCTCCAGTGATACTACAATAGTATTACTACTGTAGTAACAGCATTATTACTAGCATAATCTAAATGTGAAAAATGTAATATACAGTTCCATAAAAGGCCTTTGAAATTCAGCTGAAAGAATGCATGAGTATGGCTCCAAGGTGGCCAGTACACAACATCGTGGAGAGTTCATAACTATTTATCCCGATCAATCAACAGCTCTACAGAAAATTCAATCTTATAGTACAAGCTTGGTCATCTTGGCCACCAGTTCTACACAATTTTCTGGTAAACTATCCTACTCTTTCTTTCGTTTGAACATCCTAGCCAGATAAAGAATAAATGACACCAGCCACTGCCAGAAAACAACAAGGTAGTTTGCCTTCTTTGGTTTCACTTCAGGTCTTGGTCCAAAGAGACCTTTGTAGAGCTCCTTCTGCTTCTGGTACAAAGCCTTGTCTTGTTCTGCGAGCAAACGAAGCTCCCGAAGGATCTCCTTGTCTTCTGGGGAGTACTTCTTCGCTTTCAGGAAATCTTCCCTCGCTGATTCTGTCTGGCCAAGTTCAGATTTAGCTTTTCCTCGCCTGAACAGTGCTTTCACATTACTTTCATCTTCTGACAAAACCTGAAGAATATGGTTACAAAAGAGATCATCCATCAAATAgtaattttttcctttttttcagaCAAAGCAGGGTAATTTTATATTAGGACCATGGGATTGTTCAATTCATCAAACATCATGAGACCAACACCTTTTTGAAAAAGGGCTGAAAATGTGCAAATCAGCTGTTTGATAACTGTAATGCAGAATCTTGCATGTTGATATCTGAATTCATCTTGGTCATGTGAGCCTAGTTGCTACAGGTTTTTTTAACATCATTTAAAAATTGTCATGCTTTTATTGTCTGAACATACAATCATGTATAGTTTTTGCGAAGGTCTATGTAAAGTCTTATACTGCAAAAATGTACTCATGAATGTAAATTGTGAGTTGAAGACTGAATGTATTCATGGGCATGGTAGAGTATCATACAATGCTGCACTGCGCAATAGCTTCATCAAATCTCTTCAGTTTGATCAGGCATGCAGCCATATTGAGATGGCATGGATTTTTCACAGCCAAGGCCATGTCTCTGTACTTTCCAAATAATTGAAACATGAAATCATCTCCCATGTATGCAATCGCCTGTAAAAGAGAACAGGTCAACTGAAATCAGAGTATGCTGATAACTTTAATCATGTCCAAAGTATAGATGCCACTAACCATTTCATATTGCTGCATGGCCTCCTCAAGCTTCTTTTCTTTGAAATATGCATTGCCCTCAATCTTTCTCCTGTCTGCAGCTGCAACCCTCTCTTCAACTGTCATGTCACTTCGGGCTTTACCCTGATTCACAGTTTATCATGATTTGGAAGTTCCCAACTTGAGAAAAGTAAGTAATGCTAACCGATATGAATAATCTCAGCCTACTCTTCAAAATAATAAT is part of the Miscanthus floridulus cultivar M001 chromosome 9, ASM1932011v1, whole genome shotgun sequence genome and encodes:
- the LOC136481484 gene encoding peptidyl-prolyl cis-trans isomerase FKBP42-like → MAVVEEDAAPSADPAAGSSDNEITVEEASFVHSEPPQDGSAPPVVSSDMEVLHDKVKKQVIKEGHGRKPLKFATCFVHYRAWVQGSSHKFEDTWQEQHPIELVLGKEKKQMSGLGIGVGSMKSGERALLHVGWELGYGKEGSFSFPNVPPMADLVYEVELIGFDDVKEGKARSDMTVEERVAAADRRKIEGNAYFKEKKLEEAMQQYEMAIAYMGDDFMFQLFGKYRDMALAVKNPCHLNMAACLIKLKRFDEAIAQCSIVLSEDESNVKALFRRGKAKSELGQTESAREDFLKAKKYSPEDKEILRELRLLAEQDKALYQKQKELYKGLFGPRPEVKPKKANYLVVFWQWLVSFILYLARMFKRKKE
- the LOC136481483 gene encoding pyruvate kinase 1, cytosolic-like, giving the protein MHSTNLLLEEPIRMASILEPSKPSFFPSMTKIVGTLGPKSRSVDTISACLKAGMSVARFDFSWGDAAYHQETLENLKLAIKSTKKLCAVMLDTVGPELQVVNKNETPISLEENGTVVLTPHRGQEASSSLLPINFSGLAKAVTPGATIFVGQYLFTGSETTSVWLEVSEVKGDDVVCIIKNTATLAGSLFTLHCSQIHIDLPTLSDEDKDVIRKWGTLNKIDFLSLSYTRHAEDVRQAREFLSKLGDLSQTLIFAKIENVEGLSHFDEILAEADGIILSRGNLGIDLPPEKVFLFQKSALHKCNMAGKPAVVTRVVDSMTDNLRPTRAEATDVANAVLDGSDAILLGAETLRGLYPVETISTVGRICAEAEKVFNQDLYFKRTVKYVGEPMTHLESIASTAVRAAIKVKASVIICFTSSGRAARLIAKYRPSMPVLSVVIPRLKTNQLKWSFTGAFEARQSLMVRGLFPMLADPRHPAESTSSTNESVLKVALDHGKASGVIKSHDRVVVCQKVGDSSVVKIIELDD